In Candidatus Desulfofervidus auxilii, one genomic interval encodes:
- a CDS encoding polysaccharide deacetylase family protein, with amino-acid sequence MLIIFVLSPYANSAMLTFSFDDGHKSVYESAFPILSQYGFVGTANVISNRIGSWSKMNVNQLLEMQSAGWEICSHSKSHPHFNKIPQSYQDEVIFNEWQKVSGMNYTYQSLTNYQYDELPFVVENGIPLKKKWSISGVENTPGSFYFDDETKTLYIHTFNSDDPSNYEIRSDSVERELEMSKEELIALGFDVNNFIVPYSQWNEERALLAMQYYNSVGAGYHNGYLNDIPFGDDYRYWLARRAVTLDTTVDEVIQWI; translated from the coding sequence ATGCTTATAATCTTTGTATTATCTCCTTATGCGAATAGTGCAATGCTCACTTTCTCCTTTGATGATGGTCATAAAAGCGTGTACGAATCTGCTTTTCCTATTTTGAGTCAGTATGGATTTGTGGGAACTGCTAATGTTATTTCGAATCGTATTGGAAGTTGGTCGAAAATGAATGTTAATCAGCTTCTTGAAATGCAAAGCGCAGGTTGGGAAATATGTTCACATAGTAAAAGTCACCCTCATTTTAATAAAATTCCCCAAAGCTATCAGGATGAGGTGATATTTAATGAATGGCAGAAAGTTTCTGGTATGAACTATACTTATCAATCATTAACTAATTATCAATATGATGAATTGCCTTTTGTTGTAGAAAACGGAATTCCGTTAAAGAAAAAATGGTCTATTAGTGGAGTGGAAAACACCCCAGGTTCATTTTATTTCGATGATGAGACAAAAACTCTTTATATTCATACATTTAATAGTGATGATCCTTCAAATTATGAAATAAGGTCTGATTCTGTTGAAAGAGAACTTGAAATGTCAAAAGAAGAATTGATAGCTTTAGGATTTGATGTAAATAATTTCATAGTGCCTTATAGTCAATGGAATGAAGAAAGAGCATTGTTAGCAATGCAATATTATAATTCAGTTGGTGCTGGCTATCATAATGGTTATTTGAATGATATTCCTTTTGGTGATGATTATCGTTATTGGCTAGCTAGAAGGGCAGTTACATTAGATACCACTGTGGATGAAGTTATACAGTGGATATT